From a single Ischnura elegans chromosome 7, ioIscEleg1.1, whole genome shotgun sequence genomic region:
- the LOC124162977 gene encoding transcriptional regulator ovo: MPKIFLIKNRLHQQQLRLLESQKRESGGGRDSGGGGIGDASPGSASAQGEALTPPGSPLSDCQPLSLIVNRAVAERRKERDPLTPEGSKGNSGGTSESSKGSKPSTDTLPRRFISSILGGDVPYAGHRLGIQTTTGTILTRAARKEYSPSIPPVATPPAPVGIPPPATPATVKPPPSPSPPPQPIKEEKDASKTRPPSQPGLPPSPTPQPRCQQVSVIQRTPAASMVVKETVKPQPTPTPPRPKSPRTPSSPAPSPQLPKMMAPVQDAPIDYHVPKRGENKGIDERMGGGIKEPRRLKGSAMATTILAATITSSSGGGGGGSRSRNSGGGGGGGGGGGGGGSGGGGGGGGSGHNSSASMSSHSYGGGGGGSGGGTAGGGGGGGGGMMGGGGGGGGGSGSGGGNGGGGGRPNYGPSSPPTGSLPPFYESLKSGYLGLPVPMECDGGVLQGAVGQGGGGYDGGPKQYQLLQNVCASYGINFYDGEDGAYGVIGGTKMPPDPRLEPPGSPPSYETHHHLQGHQSHSVQQRLLLPSSPASTTSPSSASSTDPLPPMHLLGGAMGHNGVVSNLSYLSMNQQRYNGDAGRFLPGGDDDEEEDPLMEISGSDGLPFSATLTFSSPAESAILLDSLSSADAELFLQRLPGDEPTSSVGSGAPDGNGNNGGQGENGNGMGGQGSMAPVEPSVQPFPEHQTQSSPTISPPNRCFDTSRSYAAPSHFTKGVLFQQEHHHSSNDPHFQQQLHKERPELSLHISQSPSPLGNVQQHEATSPLQQIQQPTQQMQQLQIQVQMQQYQQLQQEISASRASGSVGEMSPGVGELSPHVPQVHQQLQHQQHQMAAHQANLMSPGGLSPFDLTPSSLDSPPMSLPSSPDDANASSVVSSSSSGNNGTVPTGASTPGLDADGGNVPSLQVRVSILQQRLGLPGDAPIEFVNGGHGIKNPLAANQDPTTETTTSSCSSSSAQASSLSNDCIASPMTPTSISRPPSTTPTQISSQTGASEEDPSKFVCRICSKAFGLQRLLNRHMKCHSDVKRYLCTFCGKGFNDTFDLKRHTRTHTGVRPYKCNLCEKSFTQRCSLESHCLKVHGVQHQYAYKERRSKMYVCEECGHTTGEPEVHYVHLKENHPYSPALLKFYDKRHFKFTNSNFANMLLQCRTVNELKKTFSRGK; this comes from the exons AACGCAGGAAAGAGCGTGACCCCTTAACTCCTGAGGGTAGCAAAGGTAATTCTGGTGGCACCTCAGAGAGCTCAAAGGGAAGTAAGCCCTCTACGGATACTCTGCCACGTCGCTTCATCTCTTCCATTCTTGGCGGGGATGTGCCCTATGCAGGACACAGGCTGGGCATACAGACCACAACAGGAACGATCCTCACTCGTGCTGCAAGGAAGGAGTACTCTCCATCGATTCCCCCCGTGGCCACTCCACCTGCTCCAGTGGGAATACCTCCTCCAGCCACTCCTGCAACCGTCAAGCCCCCGCCATCTCCCTCACCCCCTCCGCAACCAATCAAAGAAGAGAAGGATGCATCCAAAACAAGGCCACCTTCTCAGCCAGGACTCCCTCCATCACCAACCCCACAGCCAAGATGCCAGCAGGTTTCAGTCATTCAGAGGACCCCAGCAGCATCGATGGTGGTCAAGGAGACTGTGAAGCCACAGCCCACTCCGACACCTCCAAGACCCAAATCTCCGAGGACTCCATCCTCCCCAGCTCCCTCTCCACAGCTTCCTAAGATGATGGCTCCAGTGCAGGATGCTCCGATTGACTATCACGTGCCTAAGAGAGGAGAGAACAAAGGCATTGATGAGAGGATGGGAGGAGGCATCAAAGAGCCAAGGCGACTGAAAGGATCAGCCATGGCAACCACAATACTTGCAGCCACTATCACGTCTTCTAGTGGTGGAGGCGGCGGAGGGAGCAGGAGCAGGAACAGTGGTGgtggaggtggtggtggaggCGGCGGTGGAGGAGGAGGCAGTGGAGGGGGTGGCGGTGGTGGAGGCAGTGGACACAATTCTTCGGCATCTATGTCCTCGCATTCGTATGGTGGCGGAGGTGGTGGCAGTGGTGGGGGGACTGCCGGGGGCGgtggaggtggtggtggaggcatgatgggtgggggtgggggtggtggGGGAGGCAGTGGTAGTGGTGGTGGCAATGGGGGAGGTGGAGGCAGACCGAACTATGGGCCCAGCAGCCCGCCAACAGGGTCGCTCCCTCCATTTTACGAATCACTCAAGAGTGGTTATCTAGGCTTGCCCGTTCCAATGGAATGTGATGGTGGGGTGCTTCAGGGTGCGGTTGGACAAGGTGGTGGTGGGTATGATGGGGGACCAAAACAGTATCAACTGTTGCAGAACGTTTGTGCATCATATGGAATTAATTTCTATGATGGAGAAGATGGTGCTTACGGAGTGATAGGTGGAACTAAGATGCCACCGGATCCCCGACTTGAGCCTCCTGGCTCCCCTCCCAGCTATGAAACACATCACCACCTTCAGGGGCATCAGTCTCACTCTGTCCAGCAACGGTTGCTCCTACCATCTTCACCAGCTTCAACTACATCACCATCCTCAGCATCCTCCACAGATCCCCTTCCACCTATGCACTTGCTAGGGGGTGCCATGGGACACAACGGAGTTGTAAGTAACCTCAGCTATTTGAGTATGAATCAACAAAGGTACAATGGTGATGCTGGACGCTTCTTACCTGGAGGTGATGATGACGAAGAGGAAGACCCGCTGATGGAAATCTCAGGTAGTGATGGTCTTCCATTCTCAGCAACCTTAACTTTTTCCTCTCCGGCTGAGAGTGCTATCCTCTTGGATTCACTGTCTTCTGCAGATGCCGAGCTCTTCTTGCAGAGGCTTCCAGGGGACGAACCAACATCATCGGTTGGCTCCGGTGCTCCAGATGGCAACGGTAATAATGGTGGGCAAGGTGAGAATGGAAATGGAATGGGTGGACAGGGATCTATGGCACCAGTTGAGCCCAGCGTACAGCCCTTCCCAGAGCACCAGACGCAATCATCACCAACCATTTCACCTCCAAATCGCTGTTTTGACACGTCGAGATCATACGCAGCACCATCACATTTCACTAAAGGAGTTCTGTTCCAGCAAGAGCATCACCACTCCAGCAATGACCCACATTTCCAGCAACAGCTGCACAAGGAGAGACCTGAACTGTCCCTTCACATCTCACAATCCCCATCTCCTTTGGGCAATGTTCAGCAGCATGAGGCTACCTCTCCCCTTCAGCAGATCCAGCAGCCAACCCAGCAGATGCAGCAGCTTCAGATTCAAGTCCAAATGCAGCAGTATCAGCAGTTACAGCAGGAGATTTCTGCAAGCAGAGCTAGTGGTAGTGTGGGGGAAATGTCTCCTGGAGTTGGTGAACTCTCTCCCCATGTACCACAGGTGcatcaacaacttcaacatcagcaACACCAAATGGCTGCCCATCAAGCCAATCTCATGTCACCAGGAGGCCTCTCCCCATTCGACCTCACTCCTTCCTCCTTGGATTCTCCCCCAAtgtcccttccttcctctcccgatGATGCCAATGCCTCGTCAGTGGTATCTTCCTCATCTTCTGGTAACAACGGAACTGTACCAACTGGGGCATCAACTCCTGGACTTGATGCTGATGGAGGAAATGTACCCTCACTACAAGTTCGAGTTTCCATCCTTCAGCAAAGG CTTGGCCTCCCTGGAGATGCTCCAATTGAATTCGTCAATGGTGGACATGGCATCAAGAACCCGCTTGCAGCAAACCAAGATCCCACAACAGAGACAACGACGTCTTCCTGCTCATCCTCATCTGCTCAAGCTTCATCTTTGAGCAACGACTGCATTGCATCCCCCATGACCCCAACATCTATTTCAAGGCCCCCTTCTACTACTCCCACCCAAATTTCATCCCAGACTGGAGCCTCTGAGGAAGACCCATCCAAGTTCGTCTGCCGTATTTGCTCCAAGGCTTTTGGCCTTCAGCGTTTGTTGAACCGACACATGAAGTGCCACAGTGATGTCAAGCGCTACTTGTGTACGTTCTGTGGCAAAGGATTCAATgacacctttgacctgaagaggCATACACGCACACACACAG gtGTACGCCCGTACAAATGCAATTTATGTGAGAAGTCATTCACGCAGAGATGTTCCCTGGAGTCTCACTGCTTGAAAGTACATGGAGTCCAACATCAATATGCATACAAAGAAAGACGTTCAAAG ATGTACGTTTGTGAGGAATGTGGCCACACAACTGGGGAGCCAGAAGTTCATTACGTTCATCTGAAGGAGAATCATCCCTACAGCCCAGCACTCCTCAAGTTTTATGACAAACGCCATTTCAAGTTCACTAATAGCAACTTTGCCAACATGCTCCTACAG TGCCGCACAGTAAATGaactgaaaaaaactttttcacgaGGCAAGTGA